CAATACTCGACCCGCACAACTCCCCTGGTTCCAACCCTAGCCTCCTAGCCTGGCCGCGGCGTGGCCATGGcggaaccgccgccgccgcccctcccgcaTCTGTTCCCGCTGGCCGGAGGTCCTCCTCTCGTGGTCGTCTCTCCATCCACCGGCCCTTCCGCCCCCTGCCCTCCAGCTGCTGCTCCCGCTGGTGGTCCTCCAGCTGCTGCTTCGGCCACAGCCGGCCCTCCATCTGCTGCTCCAGCCGCCAGCGGCCCTCCAGCTGTTgctccctccgccgccggcccTGCAGCTGGGGATCTTGCCGCCATTGGCCCTGCAGCACCAGATCTCGGAGCCGCCGGCCCTGCAGCTGCGAATCCAGCCGTCGGCGCCCCTACAGGTGCTTCTCCAGCCGCCGGCCCTGCAGATGCTGCTCCAGCCACCGCCGCCCCTGCACTGTCTACTGCTGCCTCATCCCCAGCAGCCGGCGCCCCTACAGCCGATGGACCTTCTGTTCCAGCTGGTGAGGATGTTGCTTCTTCAGCATCTGCTCAATCCCCGCGACGAATTGCTGCAGTAAGGTAGTTCATTGTCTCATGTGTTCGTGATATGTTCTCTCATGATATTTAGTTGCACATTGCGCCTAATCTTTAGACAAATTGGTTGATGATTGTCATGGTTGCGTCCGCAGGATGGACCAGGCATCAACATGTGTGCTAGAAGTTAGGATATGTAGCAGTCGCCGTAACTTCAGTGGAGGTTTTTCCTTCAGTTGGAGCATTGATTTGCATGCTATCACTACTATGAAGGGGTTTCTAGATGCTATTTCTGCACAGTACTCTTGGGTTGTGTGGTCTGATGATGAAACTATCATTGTAGAATGGTTTGATAGTATTAGTGAGAAATACAAACCTGTTGCAAATGATGAAGAGTTGATGACAATGTTTGAGTGTTTTAAGCAAGTTAGACATGGCAAAGTAGCACTTAAAGTTTTAAATGAACATGAAAAAAGGGATGAGTTAAATGCTGATATGCCATCTACTCCTTCACATGCAACACCTTCTCTAGCACTGCCTAGTCAGCCAAGTAATGTCAGTGAAGAAACTGAAGAACCTACGGATACATATCTAGCGAATCCACACGAGGAATATGAACATGTAGGTGTTGATGAGGAAGACCAGTACTCAATTGGTAGTGCTTGCCCGGATTCCGATAGTAGTGAGGATGAGCTTGATAATGTTGTAGTTGATGTGGACGGTGTTGAGGACAGCAGTGATGATGAGGAGTGGATTGTAGAAGATGCTATACCGGATGATGCTCCTCCGGAAGTAGCGCATAACATGGAAGACCCACCCATGGCTGTGGGCACTATATACCCGAATATTGAAGTGTTTAGATTGGCAATTGCTCAATACTCTATTAAGCGTGAATTTGAGTACAAAATTGAAAAATCTGAACCTACTCGATTCAGAGCTAAATGTGGACAAAAAGGATGCAAATGGAGAATACATGTCGGTACAATTGATGACGGTGTCACTATGGAGGTATGTATATGATACTTGAATATATGTTATGTTACTTGAATTGATGTCTAACTTCAAAGTGAATTAGTATTTAGTACTGATTGTTATATGATTTGTATTTGCAGGTGAAAATCCATGATGAAGAACATAATTGTCACAGCACAAGAAAAAGTGATAACCCAAAGGCTGCTTCGAAGTCTTGGATATGTTCCAAGGTAATTGATTGGGTAAAAGAAGATCCTAGTGTGACATCAATGGAGCTACGAAGGAGGTTGCATGACAAGTACAAGATTTGGATCCGTTATGACAAAGTTTACCGTGGAAGAGAGCTAGCATCGATGAGGTTGTTTGGAAATTGGGATGATTCATTTGACAAGTTATATGCTTGGAAAGCTGAAGTTGAAAAGAGATCTCCTGGAAGCATAGTGGCCATTGATCACATGGAGTACAAAGGGAAAAAAAGGTTTGTGAGGATGTTTGTTACATTCAAGCCTTTGTGTGATGGGTTTTTGGCCGGTTGCCGACCATACTTGGCAATTGATAGTACTCATTTGACTGGGAAGTATAGAGGTCAGCTAGCAATTGCTTGTGCTGTTGATGGGCACAATTGGTTGTACCCTGTTGCTTATGCAATTATTGACTCGGAAACAACAGAAAGTTGGGATTGGTTCATGGAGAAGCTTCATCAAGCTATTGGTTGTCCACCTGGACTTGCAATCTGTTCGGATGCAGGAAAAGGGATTGATAGTGCAATTGAAGAGGTGTATAAGTATGCTGAACATAGGGAATGCATGCGCCACTTGGTTGTCAACTTTAAGAAAAAATTTCATGGTAAAGTATTTGATGACCATATGTGGCCAGCAGCTTATTCATGGACTCCAGAAGCTTTCGAAGCCCACATGGCAGCCATACATGAGAAAAAACCTAAAGCAATAGAGTACTTGACAAGATACCATAGTAGGCTTTGGTCCAGGAGCAAATTTTCCACTTCCTCAAAGGTGGATTATGTGACAAACAATCTGGCCGAGTGCTTCAACAACTGGATTAACAAGCACAAGGGCATGATGTTGTTTCAGTTGGTGGACAAAATTAGAAGGAAGATATTAGTCAAGatggagaagaggaggaggattGCCAAAAAATTGGAAGGCCATCGTATACTACCTAGTGTCATGAAGGAGTTGAATGCAAAGAGTAGAGGGTTGGACATAGAGTATGAGAGGATTGACCACATGAAAGCAGAGGTGAGTGAGGGTGGTGAAGATGGCAAGCGACATGTTGTGGATCTGGACATGAGGACATGCACATGTAGAGAATTCCAAGTATCAGGGAAGCCTTGCAAGCATGCCATTTCCTGCATCACCGGAATTAGAGGGGTCACTATAGAAGACTTTGTTGATGATTACTATAGTGTTGCCAAGTTCGCAGCAGCATATACTCCTGTAATGCCGGGGCTTACTGATGCATCTCAATGGCCAAAGAAAACCCATGAATTCTTTTTGCACCCTCCAATCCTTCGAAGGGCTCCTGGGAGGCCAAAAGTAGAGAGGCACAAGAGTGGTGCTGAGCATAGCAAGAGCAAGAGAAGAAAAGGACAACATCAGTGCCCAATTTGCAAAGACTATGGTCATAGATGGCAAGGTTGCAAAAATGCTGATCCAGATGCAAAAGAAGcgtatgctgatgtggcaaaagAAAGAAGGTAAGAGTGTAATTTTGTTAAAATTATCATGCATATAACAATGCTAATGTTCTTTTGGTCATGTAGGAAAAAAAGAAATAAATCCAAAGTTGCAGCAAGGAGTGGTGACCCTAATATTCAAGCAATCGAAGGTACCCAACCAACGTTGCCTCTTCCATGTTCAACTACCAACCCAAGTGAAGTAGATGTGGTGAAGTCAACATCATCTAAGACTACATCATCTAAATCTGTGAGGTAAATGACACCTTAGTTTTCAAGATTATATTGTGCTTCTCTTTTGCAATCATATCATCTACTTATACATGAATTGTTAATTTAGGTCCAAAACCGGTTCGAACCAAATTGAGAGCACCTCAATGGAAATTGCGTCAACACCAAAGCGGCGCAAGGGCAAGTCGAAGGCAAAGGTGATCCCAGCTGCAGCGGACAGCCCCGCAATGGCCACTCGAAGCAAGAAAAGGCAACCAAACAGCCCTGCGATGGCCACTCGTAGCAAGAAAAAACTGAAAGTGTGAACTTGTTTCTTTCTATGACATTTGTGGACTTGTTTTCTTGCACTGGACATTGGTCTC
This genomic window from Aegilops tauschii subsp. strangulata cultivar AL8/78 chromosome 4, Aet v6.0, whole genome shotgun sequence contains:
- the LOC120963205 gene encoding uncharacterized protein, giving the protein MEVKIHDEEHNCHSTRKSDNPKAASKSWICSKVIDWVKEDPSVTSMELRRRLHDKYKIWIRYDKVYRGRELASMRLFGNWDDSFDKLYAWKAEVEKRSPGSIVAIDHMEYKGKKRFVRMFVTFKPLCDGFLAGCRPYLAIDSTHLTGKYRGQLAIACAVDGHNWLYPVAYAIIDSETTESWDWFMEKLHQAIGCPPGLAICSDAGKGIDSAIEEVYKYAEHRECMRHLVVNFKKKFHGKVFDDHMWPAAYSWTPEAFEAHMAAIHEKKPKAIEYLTRYHSRLWSRSKFSTSSKVDYVTNNLAECFNNWINKHKGMMLFQLVDKIRRKILVKMEKRRRIAKKLEGHRILPSVMKELNAKSRGLDIEYERIDHMKAEVSEGGEDGKRHVVDLDMRTCTCREFQVSGKPCKHAISCITGIRGVTIEDFVDDYYSVAKFAAAYTPVMPGLTDASQWPKKTHEFFLHPPILRRAPGRPKVERHKSGAEHSKSKRRKGQHQCPICKDYGHRWQGCKNADPDAKEAYADVAKERR